The following are encoded in a window of Staphylospora marina genomic DNA:
- a CDS encoding undecaprenyldiphospho-muramoylpentapeptide beta-N-acetylglucosaminyltransferase, which produces MSKRILFTGGGSAGHVTVNLALIPKFREEGFGIDYIGSANGIEKQLVTPLEGVTYFSVSTGKLRRYFDWNNFIDPFRVLKGVFQALSIIRKRKPSVIFSKGGFVSVPVVMAGKLAGVPVIIHESDLTPGLANKLAKPFATKILTTFPETVKHLDPAKAVHVGAIVREELFQGDAARGREYCGFDEQKPVLLVMGGSLGSRKINETVRANLDALTRKFQIVHLCGKGNVDPQADRPGYRQFEYIREELSDVLAMADMVVSRAGSNSIFEFLALRKPMLLIPLSRAASRGDQILNARSFKNQGLAEVLEEEQITDESFLEAVLSVYDRREEFLTNMQRHDSRDSLATVIGLIKESAGC; this is translated from the coding sequence ATGAGCAAACGAATCCTGTTCACCGGCGGCGGTTCAGCCGGTCATGTCACCGTCAACCTTGCTCTCATTCCCAAATTCCGCGAAGAAGGCTTCGGCATTGATTACATCGGGTCCGCAAACGGCATTGAAAAACAACTGGTGACGCCGCTGGAAGGAGTTACATATTTTTCGGTTTCCACCGGAAAACTTCGCAGATATTTTGACTGGAACAACTTCATCGACCCGTTCCGCGTGCTCAAAGGAGTGTTTCAGGCGTTGAGCATCATCCGGAAACGGAAGCCGTCCGTCATCTTTTCCAAGGGGGGATTCGTGTCCGTTCCGGTGGTGATGGCCGGAAAGTTGGCCGGGGTTCCGGTCATCATTCACGAATCCGACCTGACGCCGGGCTTGGCCAACAAATTGGCCAAACCGTTCGCCACGAAGATCCTCACCACCTTCCCGGAGACGGTGAAACACCTGGATCCGGCCAAAGCCGTCCATGTCGGGGCGATCGTCCGGGAAGAACTGTTTCAAGGGGATGCCGCGCGGGGAAGAGAATATTGCGGATTTGACGAACAAAAACCCGTTCTTCTCGTCATGGGGGGCAGCCTCGGTTCCCGGAAAATCAACGAGACGGTACGGGCCAATCTGGATGCGCTCACCCGGAAGTTCCAAATCGTTCACCTGTGCGGCAAGGGGAACGTTGATCCGCAAGCGGACCGTCCCGGATACCGGCAGTTCGAGTACATCCGGGAAGAACTTTCCGATGTGCTTGCGATGGCTGACATGGTGGTGTCGCGGGCCGGTTCCAACTCCATTTTCGAATTCCTGGCCTTGCGAAAACCGATGCTGTTGATCCCTCTTTCGCGGGCGGCCAGCCGCGGCGACCAGATTCTCAACGCCCGTTCGTTCAAAAATCAGGGTCTGGCCGAAGTGCTGGAAGAAGAGCAAATCACCGACGAATCATTCCTCGAAGCCGTTCTTTCGGTATACGATCGGCGCGAAGAGTTCCTGACGAACATGCAGCGTCATGATTCCCGTGATTCTCTGGCCACCGTCATCGGTCTGATCAAAGAATCGGCCGGTTGCTGA
- the glyS gene encoding glycine--tRNA ligase subunit beta yields the protein MNNRDLLLEIGCEEIPARFVADASRQLGEKLVSWLREERISYESYRTYSTPRRLAVLVTGVAERQEDIREEVRGPAARIARTPEGTWSKAAEGFARKQGVSVEQLALKEFKGETYVFAEVHQAGKKTAERLIDGIPAVVGSLHFPKTMRWGTRKERFIRPVRWLVCLFGEETVPVKWAGVEAGSETRGHRFLGNVTRLESAAEYAEVLRRESVLVDPEERRERILSQLRQLEEERGWVIPVDQDLLHEVVNLVEFPTALAGGFDEAFLDVPREVLITTMREHQRYFPVEDKEGKLLPHFVTVKNGGPEGLELVARGNEKVLRARLADARFFFEEDLKLQIGEAVDRLENIVHQEELGTVGDRVRRIGELARFIGQELGFSAEEAGKLLRAAAICKFDLATQMVGEFPELEGTMGRIYALAANEDPQVAEAVYEHHLPRAAGDELPKSRIGTVLALADKVEAVTSSFSIGIQPTGSQDPYGLRRRASAVVQILLQKEYGDLSLRKLIARALDLLEKAGLIKVDRREAERDLLQFFSLRLKTVLQDKDIRYDVIDAALGAGIEHPGAVVERAAVLMDQLDREAFKNEVEGFTRVANLAVKAGDSELYLPGLVAPAELALVRAWKEAVDKFESAERQGDFPAMYQALAHMVPDIHRFFDEIMVMVDDEQVRNNRLALLREITRLTRRFAAFEQIVFA from the coding sequence ATGAACAATCGGGATCTGTTGCTGGAGATCGGATGTGAAGAGATTCCCGCGAGGTTTGTGGCCGACGCTTCCCGTCAACTGGGAGAAAAACTGGTTTCCTGGCTCCGGGAAGAACGCATTTCGTATGAATCCTACCGTACATATTCCACGCCGAGACGTTTGGCCGTGTTGGTGACCGGTGTGGCCGAACGGCAGGAAGACATCCGGGAGGAAGTTCGCGGTCCGGCCGCCCGAATCGCACGGACACCGGAAGGAACCTGGAGCAAGGCTGCGGAGGGATTTGCCCGGAAACAGGGCGTGTCCGTGGAACAACTCGCGCTCAAGGAGTTCAAGGGCGAGACGTATGTGTTTGCCGAAGTGCATCAGGCCGGGAAAAAGACCGCGGAACGGCTCATTGACGGAATTCCCGCCGTGGTCGGGTCGCTTCATTTCCCCAAAACCATGCGTTGGGGTACGCGAAAAGAACGGTTCATCCGTCCCGTCCGCTGGTTGGTCTGCCTGTTCGGGGAAGAAACCGTTCCCGTGAAATGGGCGGGAGTGGAAGCGGGTTCGGAGACGCGGGGGCACCGCTTCCTCGGAAACGTCACGCGTTTGGAATCGGCCGCCGAATATGCGGAGGTGCTTCGGCGGGAATCGGTGCTGGTGGATCCGGAAGAGCGAAGAGAACGGATTCTTTCCCAGCTCCGTCAATTGGAGGAAGAGCGCGGCTGGGTGATCCCCGTCGATCAAGACCTGCTTCATGAAGTGGTGAATCTGGTGGAATTCCCGACGGCTCTGGCCGGGGGATTTGACGAAGCGTTTCTGGATGTTCCCCGCGAAGTGCTGATCACGACGATGCGGGAGCACCAACGGTATTTTCCGGTGGAAGACAAGGAAGGCAAGTTGCTTCCTCATTTTGTGACCGTAAAAAACGGCGGGCCGGAAGGCCTGGAGCTGGTGGCCCGCGGAAATGAAAAAGTGCTGCGTGCACGGTTGGCCGATGCCCGGTTCTTCTTCGAGGAAGATCTGAAGTTGCAGATTGGGGAAGCGGTGGACCGACTGGAGAACATCGTGCACCAGGAAGAACTGGGCACCGTGGGCGACCGGGTGCGGAGAATCGGGGAACTGGCCCGGTTCATCGGGCAAGAGCTCGGGTTTTCCGCCGAAGAAGCCGGAAAACTCTTGCGGGCGGCGGCCATTTGCAAATTCGACCTGGCCACCCAGATGGTCGGGGAGTTCCCGGAACTGGAGGGAACCATGGGGCGGATTTACGCCCTGGCCGCGAATGAAGATCCGCAAGTGGCCGAAGCGGTGTATGAACATCATCTGCCGCGCGCGGCCGGAGACGAACTTCCGAAAAGCCGCATCGGCACCGTGCTTGCCTTGGCCGACAAAGTGGAAGCCGTGACATCGAGCTTCTCCATCGGAATTCAGCCGACCGGCTCCCAGGATCCTTACGGACTGCGCCGGCGTGCATCGGCCGTGGTGCAGATTCTGCTTCAGAAAGAGTACGGAGATCTGTCACTGCGGAAGTTGATCGCCCGTGCGCTGGATCTGCTGGAGAAAGCCGGGTTGATCAAGGTGGACCGCAGGGAAGCGGAACGCGATTTGCTGCAGTTCTTCTCCCTCCGGCTCAAAACCGTCCTGCAGGACAAAGACATCCGCTATGACGTGATCGACGCCGCTCTCGGAGCGGGCATCGAGCATCCGGGGGCCGTGGTGGAAAGAGCCGCCGTCCTCATGGACCAGCTGGATCGCGAAGCGTTCAAAAACGAAGTGGAAGGATTCACCCGGGTGGCCAATCTCGCGGTCAAAGCAGGGGATTCGGAACTGTACCTGCCCGGTTTGGTCGCACCCGCCGAACTCGCACTCGTACGCGCGTGGAAAGAGGCCGTTGACAAGTTTGAGTCGGCGGAACGGCAGGGGGATTTCCCGGCCATGTATCAGGCGTTGGCACACATGGTGCCGGACATCCATCGCTTCTTTGACGAAATCATGGTGATGGTGGACGACGAGCAGGTCAGGAACAACCGATTGGCCTTGCTCAGGGAAATCACCCGGCTCACCCGGCGTTTCGCCGCGTTCGAGCAAATCGTGTTTGCCTAA
- the glyQ gene encoding glycine--tRNA ligase subunit alpha codes for MNVQQMIWTLQEFWAAQGCILAQPYDVEKGAGTLNPMTFLRALGPEPWKVAYVEPSRRPADGRYGENPNRLYQHHQFQVLLKPAPDNVQEIYLESLKALGIDPLKHDIRFVEDNWENPTFGAAGLGWEVWVDGMEITQFTYFQQVGSLDVDPVSVELTYGIERLALYIQDKENVYDLDWVENVKYGDVFKQTEYEHSRYTFELSDKDWLFRQFDDFEREAKRALDERLVFPAYDFVLKCSHTFNLLDARGAISVTERTGYIARVRNLARLLAKTFIEEREKLGFPLLKQKGGESE; via the coding sequence ATGAATGTTCAGCAGATGATCTGGACGCTGCAGGAATTCTGGGCCGCCCAGGGGTGCATTCTCGCCCAACCGTACGATGTGGAAAAAGGAGCGGGCACTCTCAATCCGATGACGTTTTTGCGGGCGCTGGGCCCCGAACCGTGGAAAGTGGCTTACGTGGAACCGTCCCGTCGTCCTGCGGACGGGAGATACGGGGAAAATCCCAACCGGCTCTATCAGCATCACCAGTTTCAGGTCCTTTTGAAGCCGGCTCCCGACAACGTTCAGGAGATCTATCTGGAAAGCCTGAAAGCGCTGGGCATCGATCCGTTGAAACATGACATCCGTTTTGTCGAGGACAACTGGGAAAACCCCACGTTCGGCGCCGCCGGCCTCGGATGGGAAGTCTGGGTGGACGGCATGGAAATCACCCAATTCACCTACTTCCAGCAAGTGGGCAGCCTTGACGTTGATCCGGTGTCGGTCGAATTGACCTACGGAATCGAGCGGCTGGCCCTGTACATCCAGGACAAGGAAAACGTGTACGATCTGGATTGGGTGGAGAACGTCAAGTACGGCGACGTGTTCAAGCAAACGGAATACGAACATTCCCGTTACACGTTTGAACTGTCGGACAAAGATTGGCTGTTCCGCCAGTTTGACGATTTTGAACGGGAGGCGAAGCGGGCACTGGATGAACGACTGGTGTTTCCGGCTTACGATTTTGTGCTCAAGTGCTCCCACACCTTCAATCTGCTGGATGCCCGGGGAGCCATCAGTGTCACCGAGAGAACCGGATACATCGCACGTGTGCGCAATCTCGCCCGACTTCTGGCCAAAACGTTCATCGAAGAACGGGAGAAATTGGGCTTCCCTCTCTTGAAACAGAAAGGTGGAGAGAGTGAATGA
- the recO gene encoding DNA repair protein RecO, with the protein MLSKFDGLILKARDYGESHQILTLLTEHQGKKAVMARGSKKTRSRFGAVTEPFTVGTFVAYGYSGMPTLTQADLIRSHHRIRSDLVLTAYGSYWLEMADRLTDEGEPVPGLYRLLLAALDRLESGTDPEIISRILELRFLALAGSAPVLEHCVQCRNSRTPARFSVRLGGFLCGECKEADPGSFEVSEAVAKILPLLAKVNPSRLGDVRVKPATNRHLEQIVQAFMAEHLPFGFKSLHVLKQLRPDGEEGGS; encoded by the coding sequence GTGCTTTCGAAATTCGACGGCCTGATTCTGAAGGCCAGGGATTACGGGGAGAGTCACCAAATCCTCACACTGCTGACGGAACATCAGGGGAAAAAAGCGGTGATGGCCAGGGGATCCAAAAAGACCCGGAGCCGTTTCGGAGCCGTCACCGAACCGTTCACCGTCGGAACGTTCGTGGCATACGGCTACTCCGGCATGCCCACGTTGACACAGGCGGATCTGATCCGATCCCACCACCGGATCCGTTCGGATCTGGTGCTGACCGCATACGGATCTTACTGGCTGGAAATGGCGGACCGGTTGACGGATGAAGGAGAACCCGTCCCCGGGTTGTACCGGTTGTTGCTCGCGGCTCTGGATCGTCTGGAGAGCGGGACGGATCCGGAAATCATCAGCCGGATCCTCGAACTTCGTTTTTTGGCCCTTGCCGGGTCGGCACCGGTGCTGGAACACTGTGTGCAGTGCCGGAACTCCCGAACTCCCGCCCGTTTCAGTGTGCGACTGGGCGGATTTTTGTGCGGGGAATGCAAAGAAGCCGATCCGGGCTCGTTTGAAGTGAGTGAAGCCGTGGCAAAGATTTTGCCTCTTCTGGCGAAGGTGAATCCTTCCCGGTTGGGAGACGTCCGGGTCAAGCCGGCCACCAACCGGCATCTGGAACAGATCGTCCAAGCCTTTATGGCGGAACATCTTCCGTTCGGGTTCAAGTCGCTTCACGTGTTGAAACAGCTCAGGCCCGACGGGGAAGAAGGCGGTTCTTGA
- a CDS encoding YqzL family protein: MLNFAWNCFRNTGSVDAWLLLNELREAAGDGEQGERENESETG; this comes from the coding sequence ATGTTGAATTTCGCATGGAACTGTTTTCGGAATACCGGCAGTGTCGACGCTTGGCTGCTCCTCAACGAACTGCGTGAAGCCGCGGGAGACGGGGAGCAGGGGGAGAGGGAGAACGAATCCGAAACGGGCTGA
- the era gene encoding GTPase Era: MDAEFRSGFVALIGRPNVGKSTLMNHIVGQKVAIMSDKPQTTRNKIRGVHTSDKGQIIFLDTPGIHKPHSRLGEVLVQTAKNALEEVDLVLFLIDASEGYGGGDRFIMDQLRELTTPVFLVVNKIDQVHPDRLLPLIDQYRNQMKFAEVVPISALMGNNTSTLVDLILKYLPEGPMYYPTDQVTDHPERFIVGELIREKVLHLTREEVPHSVAVVVESMRQRENSDIVDVHAVIYTERDSQKGILIGKKGSLLKKVGTLAREEIEKLLGTRIFLDLWVKVKKDWRNEEFLLKQFGFRDDD; the protein is encoded by the coding sequence ATGGACGCTGAATTTCGTTCGGGGTTCGTGGCATTGATCGGCCGGCCCAATGTGGGAAAATCAACGCTCATGAACCATATCGTCGGCCAAAAGGTGGCCATCATGTCCGACAAGCCGCAAACCACCCGCAACAAGATCCGGGGCGTGCACACCTCCGACAAGGGACAGATCATCTTTCTGGACACGCCGGGCATTCACAAACCTCATTCTCGGTTGGGAGAAGTTCTCGTGCAGACGGCGAAAAACGCTCTGGAAGAAGTGGATCTGGTGCTGTTTCTCATCGATGCCTCCGAAGGATACGGAGGCGGTGACCGCTTCATCATGGATCAGCTTCGGGAACTGACGACACCCGTGTTTCTGGTGGTCAACAAGATCGACCAGGTCCATCCCGACCGGCTGCTCCCCCTGATCGACCAGTACCGGAACCAAATGAAATTTGCCGAAGTGGTTCCCATCTCGGCGCTGATGGGCAACAACACCTCCACGTTGGTCGATTTGATCCTCAAGTATCTTCCGGAAGGTCCGATGTATTACCCGACGGATCAAGTGACGGATCATCCGGAACGGTTCATCGTCGGTGAGCTGATCCGGGAGAAAGTGCTTCACCTGACCCGCGAGGAAGTTCCCCATTCGGTCGCCGTCGTGGTGGAAAGCATGCGTCAGCGGGAGAACAGCGACATCGTGGACGTACACGCGGTCATTTACACCGAACGTGATTCCCAGAAGGGCATTCTGATCGGGAAAAAGGGCTCGCTGCTCAAAAAGGTGGGCACCCTGGCGAGAGAGGAAATCGAGAAGTTGTTGGGCACCAGGATATTCCTCGATCTGTGGGTGAAGGTGAAAAAGGATTGGCGAAACGAGGAGTTTCTGCTCAAGCAATTCGGGTTCAGGGATGACGATTGA
- a CDS encoding cytidine deaminase encodes MKELIEAAIKARENAYVPYSGFKVGAALLTSEGIVGGCNVENASYGLTNCAERTALFKAVSEGRNGFAGIAVVADTDGPVAPCGACRQVMAELCPPDMKVWLSNLKGDVQETTVAELLPGAFGKEDLDGR; translated from the coding sequence ATGAAAGAGCTGATCGAGGCAGCGATCAAAGCCAGAGAGAACGCATATGTTCCCTATTCGGGATTCAAGGTGGGGGCCGCACTCCTCACTTCCGAAGGAATCGTGGGAGGATGCAACGTGGAAAACGCCTCTTACGGGCTCACCAATTGCGCGGAACGAACCGCCCTGTTCAAGGCGGTTTCGGAAGGACGGAACGGATTTGCGGGCATCGCGGTGGTGGCGGACACGGACGGTCCGGTGGCCCCGTGCGGCGCCTGCCGTCAGGTGATGGCAGAACTTTGTCCGCCGGACATGAAAGTGTGGCTCTCCAATCTCAAAGGGGATGTTCAGGAAACGACGGTCGCGGAACTGCTGCCGGGCGCTTTCGGAAAGGAGGACCTTGATGGACGCTGA
- a CDS encoding diacylglycerol kinase family protein — MRASRLLRSFRYALNGLRHAAGTQRNMRIHFLVALVVLILSLYLPLRKVEVLVLFVTIALVLFAELINTAVEAVVDMVTEEYHPLARIAKDVAAGAVLITAGLSVIIGISVFYPYLNGLWSRISDGFTVSANIGMAVIIVLDFFLTLLIKGWMHKTGHDKWEPSMTASIAFCVSTLIIAATGHLFIVLLVLLLLSMLVWSRMRIQPLRLPIILGAVLGTVVAWGGLQWL; from the coding sequence ATGCGGGCATCCCGTTTGCTCCGGAGTTTCCGCTATGCGTTGAACGGGCTTCGCCATGCGGCGGGAACGCAGCGGAACATGCGGATTCATTTTCTCGTGGCGCTGGTGGTGCTGATCCTCAGTCTGTATCTTCCGCTCCGAAAAGTGGAGGTACTGGTTCTCTTTGTCACCATCGCATTGGTCCTGTTTGCCGAACTGATCAATACTGCGGTGGAAGCGGTGGTGGACATGGTCACCGAAGAGTACCACCCGCTCGCCCGCATCGCCAAGGATGTGGCGGCCGGAGCGGTCTTGATCACCGCCGGTCTCTCCGTGATCATCGGCATCAGCGTGTTTTATCCGTACCTGAACGGTCTGTGGAGCCGCATTTCCGACGGCTTCACCGTTTCCGCCAACATCGGAATGGCTGTCATCATCGTGTTGGATTTCTTTCTCACGCTGCTGATCAAAGGATGGATGCACAAAACGGGGCATGACAAGTGGGAGCCCAGCATGACGGCATCCATCGCGTTTTGTGTGTCCACGCTGATCATCGCGGCCACCGGCCACCTGTTCATCGTGCTTCTCGTCCTTCTTCTGCTTTCCATGTTGGTCTGGTCGCGCATGCGCATTCAACCGCTCCGGTTGCCGATCATCCTGGGGGCCGTGCTCGGAACCGTGGTGGCCTGGGGAGGCTTGCAGTGGTTGTAG
- the ybeY gene encoding rRNA maturation RNase YbeY: MLLHLNVETELTPEDREAVEVVEKAILSGIEAEELPPVEVSVTVTDDDGIHRLNREYRQVDRPTDVLSFPLWEPDEDWVIGEEEEFVPLGDIVISLPRAREQASEYGHSLKRELGFLAVHGFLHLLGYDHETKEQEREMFSRQEEILGRIGLVR, translated from the coding sequence TTGTTGTTGCATTTGAACGTGGAAACCGAACTGACACCCGAAGACCGGGAAGCGGTGGAGGTCGTTGAAAAAGCGATTTTGTCCGGGATCGAAGCGGAAGAGCTTCCGCCCGTGGAGGTATCCGTGACCGTCACCGATGACGATGGGATCCATCGGCTCAACCGGGAATACCGCCAGGTGGACAGGCCGACGGACGTGCTTTCGTTCCCGCTCTGGGAGCCCGACGAAGACTGGGTGATCGGGGAAGAAGAAGAATTTGTGCCGCTCGGGGACATTGTCATTTCCCTCCCGAGAGCCCGTGAACAGGCATCGGAATACGGCCATTCACTGAAACGCGAACTCGGATTTCTGGCCGTTCACGGGTTTCTGCACCTGTTGGGCTACGATCATGAGACAAAGGAGCAGGAACGTGAAATGTTCAGTCGCCAGGAGGAGATCCTCGGGAGGATCGGTCTGGTCAGATAG